One Aphelocoma coerulescens isolate FSJ_1873_10779 chromosome 6, UR_Acoe_1.0, whole genome shotgun sequence DNA window includes the following coding sequences:
- the TACR2 gene encoding substance-K receptor isoform X1 yields the protein MGVFSVFNTSNISQADSLEDSGNWTAATQFTQPGWRIALWAITYSFIVITSIIGNATIIWIILAHRRMRTATNYFIVNLALSDLLMSTFNTIFNFIYASHNVWYFGEEFCRFQNWFPITAVFVSIYSMTAVAAERYMAIIHPFKPRLSAGSTRVIIGIIWLVAFGLAFPQCFYAEIMMDNGTMKCIVVWPDDVGSKHQLTYHIAVIVLIYLLPLMVMFVAYSIIGITLWSSTAPGNHLNRVCYEHQINAKKKFVKTMVVVVIIFAVCWLPYHIYFILGSFKADIYQQKYIQQVYLAVFLLAMSSTMYNPIIYCCLNQRFRSGFKLAFRWCPCIKATEKDKLKLMSPSLYQTTHRKSRTTSFNTETQLNEKEKTSFTLTRLTL from the exons ATGggtgtgttttctgtttttaacaCCAGCAACATTTCGCAGGCTGACTCCCTCGAGGACAGCGGCAACTGGACGGCAGCAACCCAGTTCACCCAGCCAGGATGGAGGATTGCTCTGTGGGCCATCACCTACTCCTTCATTGTTATCACATCCATCATTGGCAACGCCACCATCATCTGGATTATTTTGGCACACAGGAGAATGAGGACAGCTACCAATTACTTCATCGTTAACTTGGCTCTTTCAGACCTGCTGATGTCCACGTTCAACACCATCTTCAATTTTATCTATGCCAGTCACAATGTCTGGTATTTTGGTGAAGAATTCTGCAGATTTCAGAATTGGTTCCCCATCACTGCAGTGTTTGTGAGCATTTACTCCATGACAGCCGTGGCTGCAGAGAG GTACATGGCCATAATTCACCCCTTCAAGCCCAGGCTCTCTGCTGGAAGCACCAGAGTCATCATTGGGATAATCTGGCTGGTGGCATTCGGGCTCGCCTTCCCGCAGTGCTTCTACGCCGAGATCATGATGGACAATGGAACCATGAAATGCATCGTGGTCTGGCCTGATGACGTTGGATCCAAGCACCAGCTGAC GTATCACATTGCCGTGATTGTCTTGATTTATTTACTGCCTTTAATGGTGATGTTTGTTGCATACAGCATTATAGGAATTACTCTGTGGAGCAGCACGGCTCCAGGCAACCACCTGAACAGAGTCTGCTATGAACACCAAATTAATGCCAAAAAAAAG tTTGTGAAGACGATGGTGGTAGTGGTGATCATTTTTGCTGTCTGCTGGCTGCCCTATCACATATACTTCATCCTGGGGAGCTTCAAGGCAGACATCTACCAGCAGAAGTACATTCAGCAGGTGTATCTTGCAGTCTTTCTCCTTGCCATGAGCTCGACAATGTACAACCCCATCATATACTGCTGCCTGAACCAAAG GTTTCGGTCTGGCTTCAAGCTAGCCTTCCGGTGGTGTCCGTGcataaaagcaacagaaaaagaCAAACTTAAACTTATGTCCCCATCTCTCTATCAGACAACTCACAGGAAGTCAAGAACAACAAGTTTCAACACAGAAACTCAGCTGAATGAGAAAGAGAAGACATCATTCACCCTCACCCGATTAACACTTTGA
- the TACR2 gene encoding substance-K receptor isoform X2: MGVFSVFNTSNISQADSLEDSGNWTAATQFTQPGWRIALWAITYSFIVITSIIGNATIIWIILAHRRMRTATNYFIVNLALSDLLMSTFNTIFNFIYASHNVWYFGEEFCRFQNWFPITAVFVSIYSMTAVAAERYMAIIHPFKPRLSAGSTRVIIGIIWLVAFGLAFPQCFYAEIMMDNGTMKCIVVWPDDVGSKHQLTYHIAVIVLIYLLPLMVMFVAYSIIGITLWSSTAPGNHLNRVCYEHQINAKKKFVKTMVVVVIIFAVCWLPYHIYFILGSFKADIYQQKYIQQVYLAVFLLAMSSTMYNPIIYCCLNQR, translated from the exons ATGggtgtgttttctgtttttaacaCCAGCAACATTTCGCAGGCTGACTCCCTCGAGGACAGCGGCAACTGGACGGCAGCAACCCAGTTCACCCAGCCAGGATGGAGGATTGCTCTGTGGGCCATCACCTACTCCTTCATTGTTATCACATCCATCATTGGCAACGCCACCATCATCTGGATTATTTTGGCACACAGGAGAATGAGGACAGCTACCAATTACTTCATCGTTAACTTGGCTCTTTCAGACCTGCTGATGTCCACGTTCAACACCATCTTCAATTTTATCTATGCCAGTCACAATGTCTGGTATTTTGGTGAAGAATTCTGCAGATTTCAGAATTGGTTCCCCATCACTGCAGTGTTTGTGAGCATTTACTCCATGACAGCCGTGGCTGCAGAGAG GTACATGGCCATAATTCACCCCTTCAAGCCCAGGCTCTCTGCTGGAAGCACCAGAGTCATCATTGGGATAATCTGGCTGGTGGCATTCGGGCTCGCCTTCCCGCAGTGCTTCTACGCCGAGATCATGATGGACAATGGAACCATGAAATGCATCGTGGTCTGGCCTGATGACGTTGGATCCAAGCACCAGCTGAC GTATCACATTGCCGTGATTGTCTTGATTTATTTACTGCCTTTAATGGTGATGTTTGTTGCATACAGCATTATAGGAATTACTCTGTGGAGCAGCACGGCTCCAGGCAACCACCTGAACAGAGTCTGCTATGAACACCAAATTAATGCCAAAAAAAAG tTTGTGAAGACGATGGTGGTAGTGGTGATCATTTTTGCTGTCTGCTGGCTGCCCTATCACATATACTTCATCCTGGGGAGCTTCAAGGCAGACATCTACCAGCAGAAGTACATTCAGCAGGTGTATCTTGCAGTCTTTCTCCTTGCCATGAGCTCGACAATGTACAACCCCATCATATACTGCTGCCTGAACCAAAGGTGA